Proteins encoded together in one Prochlorococcus marinus str. MIT 9211 window:
- a CDS encoding ribulose bisphosphate carboxylase small subunit, with amino-acid sequence MPFQSTVGDYQTVATLETFGFLPPMTQDEIYDQIAYIIAQGWSPVIEHVHPSGSMQTYWSYWKLPFFGEKDLNVVVSELEACHRAYPDHHVRMVGYDAYTQSQGTCFVVFEGR; translated from the coding sequence ATGCCTTTCCAGAGCACAGTTGGTGACTATCAGACAGTTGCCACCCTGGAAACATTCGGCTTCTTACCGCCGATGACCCAGGACGAAATTTACGACCAAATTGCTTACATCATTGCTCAGGGCTGGAGCCCTGTCATTGAACACGTTCATCCAAGTGGCTCTATGCAGACCTACTGGTCTTATTGGAAGTTACCTTTCTTTGGAGAGAAGGATTTGAATGTTGTAGTTAGTGAGCTAGAAGCTTGTCATCGCGCATACCCTGACCACCATGTTCGAATGGTTGGTTACGACGCTTATACCCAAAGTCAGGGCACTTGCTTCGTGGTTTTCGAAGGTCGCTGA
- the csoS2 gene encoding carboxysome assembly protein CsoS2, with protein MAKQSSRELALERRKALSTGGKKASSLSASSPNRVRTADDVGSTRTDTSVKNSNAVINKVHSTSSFSTAQSGSHSTNRNLKRIANPSRELVLARREALSLRGKSADKSKDRTRIDVEKNATTRSPEGASNQEVNACCEPCAAEKALSSSAERPRNITISSKASSRKLLTKRKAIQNSSRALVLARREALSKHGKSASKQPTTAAAVARQGNPDLSSRDISQRVRELRSKSGATGKQRSSATRPCGPNKNGSKQAAAADAHWKVGSSQTVSGQVVTGTQANRSIKTTGNEASTCRSITGTQYLGADTINTFCEAPPSYNQPSKVAVTNTSHGNRVTGNEVGRSEKVTGDEPGTCKALTGTEYISANQSTAYCGGVEASPRKVGQSITQDGRKVSGVMVGRSEKVTGNEAGTDKNLTGDQYLGADPLPDGRSATKVSSLNTLSGSSVTGTAVGRASSVTGDEPGSCRHVTGDEYVGSQQFDSFCSSRPQPEAGKVGLSVTNKSQSVSGTMTGRSALVTGDEPGTCKSVTGTPYAGVEDAGQLCSASSIDEIKQRTPRRLGTPGAPMTGIQPGVGGVMTGADKGACEALTGTPYVGADQLVEACGQNIPSGSHEYHENSESSIGTKFSVKSPARAAQLAREDISGVTGTSYEKGANITGPFDMAFNKVTGTEQFRFDRNERQKQSIPSADTQSGEENGSRPTSRITGEGQSAGLNITGDDWARGDRVTGTEGASARRRNPSRPGAMNAMPASDLKRNEEISKPDFLITGSSGNTREGQLVTFSGGARG; from the coding sequence ATGGCAAAACAATCAAGTCGAGAATTAGCACTTGAGCGCCGTAAGGCTCTCAGTACAGGAGGTAAAAAGGCCTCTTCATTAAGTGCATCTAGTCCTAATCGCGTTAGGACAGCTGATGATGTTGGTTCTACAAGGACCGATACATCGGTAAAGAACTCTAATGCTGTCATTAACAAGGTTCATTCGACTTCCTCTTTCTCTACAGCTCAGTCTGGTAGCCATTCGACAAATCGTAACCTTAAACGTATTGCCAATCCTAGCCGAGAACTTGTACTCGCTCGTAGAGAAGCGCTTTCTCTTCGAGGTAAGTCTGCAGATAAGAGCAAAGATCGAACAAGAATTGATGTTGAAAAAAACGCCACTACACGTTCTCCTGAAGGTGCATCCAATCAGGAAGTAAATGCTTGTTGTGAACCTTGTGCAGCAGAGAAAGCTTTAAGTTCTTCTGCTGAAAGACCCAGAAATATAACCATTAGCTCTAAGGCTTCCAGTCGTAAACTATTAACCAAGCGAAAAGCTATTCAAAACTCAAGCAGAGCACTTGTCTTAGCAAGACGTGAAGCGTTATCTAAACATGGTAAATCTGCTTCCAAACAGCCTACGACTGCGGCTGCTGTTGCTCGCCAAGGGAATCCGGACTTAAGTAGTCGTGATATATCTCAGCGTGTAAGAGAGTTACGTAGTAAGAGTGGTGCTACTGGTAAGCAGCGATCAAGTGCTACAAGACCATGTGGCCCTAATAAAAATGGTTCCAAGCAAGCTGCCGCTGCAGATGCTCATTGGAAGGTTGGTTCTAGTCAGACAGTATCTGGACAGGTTGTTACTGGTACGCAAGCCAATAGATCAATAAAGACTACTGGTAATGAGGCAAGCACCTGTCGTTCTATAACAGGAACCCAATACCTTGGTGCAGATACAATAAATACCTTTTGTGAGGCTCCACCTTCTTATAATCAGCCTTCTAAGGTTGCTGTAACTAATACATCTCATGGTAATAGAGTTACTGGTAACGAAGTTGGCAGATCAGAAAAAGTAACAGGTGATGAGCCAGGAACTTGTAAGGCTTTGACAGGTACTGAATATATTTCTGCTAATCAATCCACTGCTTATTGCGGTGGTGTTGAAGCTTCACCTCGTAAGGTTGGTCAAAGTATTACTCAGGATGGTCGAAAAGTTAGCGGTGTAATGGTTGGTCGTTCAGAAAAAGTTACAGGTAATGAGGCTGGTACAGACAAAAACCTAACTGGAGATCAGTACCTTGGAGCCGATCCTTTGCCTGATGGTAGATCAGCTACAAAAGTAAGCTCTTTAAATACACTTAGCGGCTCTAGTGTTACTGGTACAGCTGTTGGTAGGGCATCATCTGTTACTGGGGATGAGCCAGGCAGTTGCAGGCATGTCACTGGAGATGAGTATGTAGGTTCACAGCAGTTTGACTCTTTCTGTAGTTCAAGGCCCCAGCCAGAAGCAGGGAAAGTTGGTTTAAGTGTTACTAATAAATCTCAGTCTGTTAGTGGAACCATGACAGGACGTTCAGCTCTTGTCACTGGAGATGAGCCTGGAACTTGTAAGTCAGTCACAGGTACTCCTTATGCAGGGGTAGAAGATGCAGGACAATTGTGCAGTGCAAGTTCGATAGATGAGATCAAACAGAGAACCCCAAGGAGATTAGGTACCCCTGGAGCTCCTATGACTGGGATACAACCTGGAGTGGGTGGAGTAATGACTGGAGCGGACAAAGGAGCTTGTGAAGCTTTGACTGGTACTCCTTATGTTGGTGCTGATCAGCTTGTAGAAGCTTGTGGCCAAAACATCCCTTCAGGTAGCCATGAGTATCACGAAAATTCTGAATCCTCTATAGGTACAAAATTTAGTGTTAAGTCACCAGCAAGAGCAGCCCAATTAGCCCGTGAAGATATTTCTGGTGTAACTGGGACTAGTTATGAGAAAGGTGCAAATATTACAGGCCCTTTTGATATGGCCTTTAATAAAGTGACTGGCACAGAGCAATTTAGATTTGATAGAAATGAGCGTCAAAAACAATCGATACCTTCAGCAGACACTCAAAGTGGTGAAGAAAATGGATCACGTCCTACATCTAGGATTACAGGTGAAGGACAATCTGCCGGTTTGAATATTACTGGAGATGATTGGGCCAGAGGTGACAGAGTTACAGGGACTGAGGGTGCTTCTGCTAGGCGAAGAAATCCATCTCGACCCGGAGCAATGAATGCCATGCCTGCTTCAGATTTAAAAAGAAATGAGGAAATATCAAAACCAGACTTTTTAATTACAGGTTCTAGTGGAAACACAAGAGAAGGACAACTTGTTACTTTTTCAGGTGGAGCAAGGGGGTAG
- a CDS encoding BMC domain-containing protein — protein MANETMGIALGMIETRGLVPAIEAADAMTKAAEVRLIGREFVGGGYVTVLVRGETGAVNAAVRAGADACERVGDGLVAAHIIARPHREVEPALGNGNFLGQKD, from the coding sequence ATGGCTAACGAAACCATGGGCATCGCACTCGGCATGATCGAGACCCGCGGCCTTGTACCAGCTATCGAAGCTGCTGACGCAATGACTAAGGCTGCTGAAGTGCGCCTTATTGGTCGTGAATTTGTGGGCGGCGGTTATGTAACAGTTTTAGTTCGTGGAGAAACTGGTGCAGTTAATGCTGCTGTTCGTGCAGGAGCTGATGCATGTGAACGCGTAGGAGACGGACTTGTTGCTGCGCACATTATTGCTCGCCCTCATAGAGAAGTTGAGCCTGCATTAGGCAATGGCAACTTCCTTGGTCAAAAAGACTGA
- a CDS encoding non-canonical purine NTP pyrophosphatase: MTRPILTIASSNPKKVAEIEAMLGPLPIEVHKQPQDMNVEETGETYFENALLKGTATARETNSWTIADDSGLEVDALNGAPGIYSARFAQSNEEKLKKILNQLGDTPYRSARFCSAMVLCNPEGNLISNSEGICWGELLKHPAYPNGEFESIFWVREAKCTYGELSKEQLTKLGSRGKAARALAPHLLQEFNLTS, encoded by the coding sequence TTGACTAGACCAATTTTAACTATTGCAAGCAGCAACCCCAAGAAGGTTGCAGAGATAGAAGCAATGCTAGGTCCTCTTCCTATAGAAGTACATAAACAACCTCAAGATATGAATGTAGAGGAAACAGGAGAAACTTATTTCGAGAATGCCCTACTAAAAGGGACTGCAACTGCAAGAGAAACCAATAGCTGGACAATTGCAGATGACTCTGGATTGGAAGTTGATGCACTTAATGGCGCACCAGGTATTTACTCTGCTCGATTCGCTCAATCCAATGAAGAGAAGCTTAAGAAAATCCTCAATCAATTAGGGGACACCCCTTATCGAAGCGCTAGGTTCTGCAGCGCAATGGTTCTATGCAACCCAGAAGGCAACCTTATTAGTAATTCAGAGGGGATATGCTGGGGAGAACTACTTAAACACCCCGCCTACCCTAATGGTGAGTTTGAATCAATCTTTTGGGTAAGAGAAGCGAAATGTACTTATGGAGAATTAAGTAAAGAGCAATTAACGAAACTTGGTAGCAGAGGGAAAGCTGCAAGAGCTTTAGCACCTCATCTTTTGCAAGAGTTCAATCTTACCTCTTAA
- a CDS encoding form I ribulose bisphosphate carboxylase large subunit: protein MSKKYDAGVKEYRDTYWTPEYVPLDTDLLACFKCTGQEGVPREEVAAAVAAESSTGTWSTVWSELLTDLEFYKGRCYRIEDVPGDKESFYAFIAYPLDLFEEGSITNVLTSLVGNVFGFKALRHLRLEDIRFPMAFIKTCGGPPNGIVVERDRLNKYGRPLLGCTIKPKLGLSGKNYGRVVYECLRGGLDLTKDDENINSQPFQRWRERFEFVAEAVKLAQQETGEVKGHYLNCTATTPEEMYERAEFAKELDMPIIMHDYITGGFTANTGLANWCRKNGMLLHIHRAMHAVIDRHPKHGIHFRVLAKCLRLSGGDQLHTGTVVGKLEGDRQTTLGYIDNLRESFVPEDRTRGNFFDQDWGSMPGVFAVASGGIHVWHMPALLAIFGDDSCLQFGGGTHGHPWGSAAGAAANRVALEACVKARNAGREIEKESRDILMEAAKHSPELAIALETWKEIKFEFDTVDKLDVQ, encoded by the coding sequence ATGAGTAAGAAGTATGACGCTGGGGTTAAGGAGTACAGAGACACCTACTGGACTCCGGAATACGTACCCCTAGACACAGACCTTTTGGCTTGCTTTAAATGCACTGGCCAAGAAGGAGTCCCTAGAGAGGAAGTAGCAGCTGCTGTTGCTGCCGAATCATCAACAGGTACTTGGTCCACTGTGTGGTCTGAGTTGTTGACCGACCTCGAATTTTACAAGGGTCGTTGTTATCGCATTGAAGATGTACCTGGAGACAAGGAGTCTTTTTATGCGTTTATAGCTTATCCTCTCGATCTTTTTGAAGAAGGATCCATTACAAACGTTCTAACCTCTTTGGTTGGAAACGTATTTGGTTTTAAAGCTTTACGCCATCTTCGTTTAGAAGATATTCGTTTCCCAATGGCTTTCATTAAGACCTGTGGTGGTCCTCCTAATGGAATCGTTGTTGAAAGAGACCGTTTAAATAAGTATGGTCGTCCCTTACTTGGTTGCACAATTAAGCCAAAACTTGGTCTTTCTGGAAAGAATTATGGCCGAGTAGTTTATGAGTGTCTTCGTGGTGGCTTGGACCTTACTAAAGATGATGAGAACATAAACTCACAACCTTTCCAGAGATGGAGAGAGCGTTTCGAATTTGTAGCTGAAGCTGTCAAGCTGGCTCAACAAGAAACTGGTGAAGTTAAAGGTCATTATCTTAACTGCACAGCGACTACTCCTGAGGAGATGTATGAGCGTGCTGAGTTTGCAAAAGAACTCGACATGCCCATAATCATGCATGACTACATAACAGGTGGCTTTACTGCTAATACAGGACTAGCCAACTGGTGTAGAAAGAATGGCATGCTTCTCCATATCCACAGGGCAATGCATGCGGTGATTGACCGTCATCCAAAGCATGGTATTCACTTCCGTGTATTGGCTAAGTGCTTGCGACTATCTGGTGGAGATCAGCTTCATACAGGAACTGTTGTTGGAAAACTAGAAGGTGATCGCCAGACCACTCTTGGCTATATAGATAACCTACGTGAATCCTTTGTCCCTGAAGATAGGACTCGAGGCAACTTCTTCGATCAGGATTGGGGCTCTATGCCAGGTGTATTTGCCGTTGCTTCAGGCGGTATACACGTTTGGCATATGCCAGCGCTGTTAGCTATTTTTGGCGACGACTCTTGTCTCCAGTTTGGTGGTGGTACTCATGGACATCCATGGGGATCTGCTGCTGGCGCGGCTGCTAACCGAGTTGCTCTTGAGGCTTGTGTTAAAGCACGTAATGCCGGTAGAGAGATTGAGAAAGAAAGCCGTGACATCTTGATGGAAGCAGCGAAGCATAGCCCTGAGTTGGCTATAGCCCTTGAGACCTGGAAAGAGATCAAGTTTGAGTTCGATACGGTTGACAAGTTAGACGTTCAATAG